GCCGGAGGTACATACCGTGACGCGGTCATCTCACACCACCCTCGACGGGAACAGGATCGCGAACAGCTGCGTGAGGATCACGTTCACCGTGAACAGCAGCAGGACCGAGTTGACGACAGCGGCGTTCACCGAGTTGGCCACACCCGCAGGCCCGCCCTTCGTCGAGAGGCCGCGATCGCAGGCGACGATGGCCACGATCGCGCCGAATATGACGGCTTTGGCCAACGCGAACATGAGGTCGGCGGTGGTGGCGAAGGACGCGAAGGTGCCGGTGTAGCTACCCGGTGTGCCGCCCTGGAAGTAGACGTTGAAGACGTAGCCGGTGATGAACCCGACGAAGCAGACGAACCCGCAGAGCAGGAAGCTGACGACCATCGTCGCGAGGAGTCGCGGCGAGATCAGACGCTCGATGGGGTTGACGCCCATGACGCGCATCGCGTCGATCTCGTCGCGGATGGTGCGGGATCCGAGGTCCGCGGCGATCGCCGAGCCGACGGCGCCCGCGAGGAGCAGCGACGTCACCAGCGGTGCACCCTGCCGGATCACACCGAGACCCGTCGCCGCGCCGGAGAACGACGTGGCACCGACCTGACCGGCGATGTTGGACACCTGGATCGACACGATGACGCCGATCGGGATGGCGACCAGGAGGGTCGGGAAGACCGAGGTGCTGGCCATGAAGGCGCACTGACGGATGAACTCCCCGAACGGGAACCGTCGCTTGAAGAGATCGACGAAGAGGGTCCGGAACACCTCGACGAACATGCCGAGCTGGCGACCGAATGTGTCGAACGAGGCAACGACATGGCCGTCCACCCACGACCGCACCGCCCCCGGCCTCTTGCGACCCACCTCCGCGTCGTCCGAGGTGACTGCGTTAGTGCTCAAACCCTGCCCTTGCGTCTCGGCTTACCCGTTCACCGGCCGTCAGGTCGCGATGGCGCGTGTCGACGTCGACGCGCGTTCTCGTTCCCGCAGACCCGCTTCGCGTGCCCCCCGTGGGCATGAGCGCCGCGGGTAACATACCCCACTTCCCTCGTCCGAATGTGTCCGGCCTCACACTAGCGCCCGACTGCACCTGTCCGAGGTCCGACATACCTTGCATGATGTGACGAATCCCCCGACCGCTGCCGCTGTTGCCCAGAGCACGATAACTTGGTCGGACGACCAGCGGGAACAAAACCTACCACTTCGTTCCAATGTGGAGCCCTTCCGATCACCGCGATCACTGGGCGAACTCCGGGTCTGGGCACCGAATGCGCAGGTCGTCGAGCTGGTGATCGGGTCGTCCGCGCAGGACCCGGCCGCGGACCGGATCACCATGACGGCAGGCGCGGGCGGGTGGTGGCAGGTGGACACCGCACCGGGAACCGAACCCGTCGAGGAACTGCGCTACGGATTCTCGATCGACGGCGGACCGGTGCGTCCTGATCCGCGGGCCGTGCGCCTGCCGGACGGGGTGCACGAACTGTCGGCATTGTTCACCGTCGACGACGCCGGATGGACCGACGCAGACTGGACCGGTCGCGACATCCGGGGAGCGGTGGTCTATGAGCTCCATCTCGGCACCTTCACCCCGGAGGGCACGCTCGACTCCGCCATCGGCCGGCTCGACCATCTCGTCGACCTGGGGGTCGACTTCGTCGAGCTGATGCCGGTCAACGCGTTCAACGGGGTTCACAACTGGGGCTACGACGGCGTCGGCTGGTACGCGGTGCAGGAGACCTACGGCGGACCGGCAGCGCTGGCCCGGTTCGTCGATGCCTGTCACGCCCGGGGACTCGGTGTCGTCCTCGACGTCGTCTACAACCATCTGGGTCCGTCCGGCAACTACCTACCCGACTTCGGGCCCTACCTCTCCGAGGGCGTCACATCCTGGGGATCGTCGGTCAATCTGTCCGATCCGGACTCCGACGAGGTCCGTGCGTTCATCGCCGGTACGGCCCTGCGGTGGTTCACCGAGTTCCATGTCGACGCCCTGCGCCTCGACGCGGTACACGCGCTGGCCGACCACCGCGCCGTGCACATACTGGAAGAACTCGCCGCCGCCACCGACGATCTCGCCGTCGAACTCGGGCGACCGCTGTCGCTGATCGCCGAGAGCGACCTCAACGATCCCCGCATGATCTCCCCGCGCAGCGTCAACGGACTCGGGCTCACCGCGCAGTGGGACGACGACATCCACCACGCGATCCACACGCTGGTGTCGGGCGAACGGCAGGGCTACTACGGCGACTTCGGGAGCTACGGCTGCCTGGAGAAGGTTCTCACCGGCGGGTTCTTCCACGACGGCACCTATTCGTCGTTCCGGAAACGCCGTCACGGACGACCGATCCCGACCGACCGGCTGCCCGCGTCGGCCCTCCTCGCCTACACCTGCAACCACGATCAGATCGGCAACCGGGCGATCGGCGACCGCCCGAGCGCCTACCTCGACGGCGGACAGCTGGCGATCAAGGCGGCGCTGGTCCTGCTGTCCCCGTTCACCCCGATGCTGTTCATGGGTGAGGAGTGGGCGGCCGCGACACCGTTCCAGTTCTTCACCTCCCACCCGGAGCCCGAACTGGGCCGAGCCACCGCGGAGGGGCGCAAATCGGAATTCGCCGAACACGGCTGGGACAGCGACGACGTGCCCGATCCGCAGGACCCGGCGACGTTCGAGCGGTCGAAGCTGGACTGGACCGAACTCGACGATCCCGCACACGCGCGTGTGCTCGACTTCTATCGAACTCTCATCGCCTTGCGGAAAGCCGAAGCCGCGCTGTCCGATCCGGCCTTCTCGTCGGTGTCCGTCGACTTCGACGAGGCGGCCGGATGGTTCGCGATGCATCGCGGTGACTGGTCGGTGGTCTGCGTTCCCGGCGCCGCACCGGTGACCGTCCCGATCTCGCTCGACGTCGAATTGGCGTGGCAGTCACCGAGTTCCGAGGGCTCCGAGCTCGCCTCGCCGGGTCACAACGTGATCGTCGGCCGCCGTGGTGACGGCTCATAGCCCGAAGTCGCGTGTACCGCGGCTCCGGGCCATGAAGTCAAGTGGTCAGACGGCGTCGCCGCCGTCGATACTGCCGAAGTCGCCGACCTCGACGTTGCCCTCGTCGTCGACCGCGGTGTCGAAGATGCCGTCGCAATCGGTGTCGGCGACCGCGATGTCGGTGAGGCCGTCGGCGTCGGTGTCGGCCTCGATGACGTCGATCTCGCCGTCAGCATTGGTGTCATAGGCGATGGAGTCGGCCTGGCCGTCGCCGTCGGTGTCGAGGATGGCGTCGGTGGTGCCGTCACCGTCGACGTCGGTGAGTGCGGCGTCGACGGCTCCGTCGCCATCGGTGTCGATGAGAACGGCGTCGGCGGGGATCTCGGTGCTCATGGGGTTGTCCTTCCAAGTGACGAGGCGCTGTGGTGGTGCAGTGCCTCTGGGCGGTTCATGTACTTGGAGGCGGCACCGGACGCGAATGTTCCCGTGGTCTGGGGAGTCATCCGAATGGTCGACGCCGGCGTTTCGCGGCCCCGATTCTCAGGTCAGGTAGGCGTACGCCGGACTACCCGGTTCGAGCCGCTCGCAGTGCAGCCGGGAGTGCGCCATCCGGTCCATCAGGTCGCCGAGCCCGTCGCGGTGTCCCAGCTCGACGCCGACGAGGGCGGCGCCGGTCTCCCGGTTGTTGCGTTTCACGTACTCGAACAGCGTGATGTCGTCGTCGGGTCCGAGAACCTCGTCGAGGAAACGCCGCAGCGCACCCGGCTCCTGTGGGAAGTCGACCAGGAAGTAGTGCTTGAGTCCCCGGTGCACCAGCGAGCGCTCGATGATCTCGCCGTACCGGGACACGTCGTTGTTGCCGCCGGAGACCAGGCACACCACCGTGGAGTCCGCGGGCAGCTGCAGTTTGTCGAGGATCGCGACGGCGAGCGCCCCCGCGGGTTCGGCGATGATGCCCTCGTTCTGGTAGAGCTCGAGCATCGCCGAGCAGATGGCGCCTTCATCGACGTGGGTGATATGCGCGGTTCCCGGCACGGGGGCGTGACGCTCGTCGGGTACCACGCGTGCGGCGGGGGCGTCGGTGATGCTCGCCAGCACCGGGTGATCGGTCACGGTCGCGCCCATCTCCGACAACACCCGGTGCCCGATGGTCCCGATGCGCTTCACCGCTGCCCCGTCGACGAACGGGTCGATCTCGGCGAGGGTCACCGGTCCCCCGTTGACGAGGGCGGCGCTCAGCGACACCGCGCCGGTCGGTTCGACACCGACGATCGTGACGTCCTCGGACAGGCCGCGGAAATAGGTGGCCATCCCGGCCAGGCATCCCCCGCCGCCGACCGGTGCGACCACGACGTCGGGAACACGACCGAGCTGTTCGACGATCTCGTGCGCGATGGTCCCCTGACCGGCCGCGGTCCGCGGGTCGTCGAATGCATGGATCCACGCGGACCCGGTACGCATCACGTCGTCCTGAGCAGCGGCCGCGGCGGCGTCGTAGGTGTCGCCGACGGCCTTGAGCTCGACGAAGTCACCACCGTGCCAACGGATTCGATCTCGTTTCTGCTTGGGCGTGGTGGTCGGGACATAGATGCGTCCGGGCACCTGCATGCTCCGGCATGCGAACGCGACCCCCTGGGCGTGGTTGCCGGCGCTGGCCGCGACGACGCCACGCGACAGCTCCTCGGCCGACAGCTGCGCCATCACGTTGTAGGCGCCGCGCAGTTTGTAGGAACGGACGGCCTGGAGGTCCTCGCGCTTCAGGAAGATCTCGGCCCCGGTGTCGGCGGACAGCCGCGGGCAGATCTCGAGCGGGGTACGCGCCACCGCGTCGGCGATACGGATCGATGCGGCTTCGATCGCGTCTACCGACAACGCCTGTTGATGGACCGGGACGTGGTGCGTACTCACGACAGCCATGTTCTCACTGTCTGCCGGTGATCCGATGTCGCGGGTTCCGACGCCCGTCCGCGACCGCGTCGTGGGTGGTGGCATCGCGGCGCCGGATGAATCCACATCGCGGCACATTCGCGCACCCGATGGCGTAACACTGGACGGGTGCGTTTGACAGCGGGCCGGACGGGAATCTTCCCGACGACCGTCTAACCCAGCCATTGCCGACGGCGACCAGCCTCACCGACCAGGGAGCAGCCATGACAGCTCGTCGAACCTTCCCACCCCGCACGCGACGCCTGTCGCGACTGGCCGCGCTCGGCGCGGCCGCCGCCCTGGCGGTCGGGCTCGGCGCCGCCGTCGACCCCGCCCCGGCCTCGGCCGCCCCCGTGTGTGCGGGTGCCGGACAGCCGGCGCGACTTGTCGGGTCGGTGCCCGGCGCGGCGCTCGAGGGCCTGACCGTCGACGCCGCCGGACGCCTCTACACCACCGACCTGATCACCGGTCGCGTGTATCGCCTGGCCGGACCGGGCGCACCTGCGGTTCCGATCGCACGCGTGCCGGGCGGGAGCGGAGCGGGCGCGCTGGCGTGGACCCCCGGCGGCACCCTGCTGGTCGGATACGGCGCCGACCCGCGCGTCTTCGTGGGCGACGCGCTGCGACACGCATCCATCGCCCGGCTCGACATCAACACCCGCGCACTGCGGCCCTGGGTGACGGGACTCTCGGCGGCCAACGGGATGGACGTGTCGGCGCGCGGAAATGTGTACGCCACCAACGACTTCGGCAATCTCATCGGTCGGGTGAGCCCCACCGGCGCCGTGCAGGCCGCCTGGGGAGCGCTGCCGAGCGCGAACGGAGCAGTACTCGGACGCGGCGACGGGTGGCTGTACGTGTCGAGGACCTTCGTGAACCCGGGCGTCAGCCGGATCTCCACCGCGAATCCGCGCGTCGTGCAGAACCTGCTCAACGTGGGTGCGCCATCGACGCCGGACGGACTGACCCTCGATTCACGAGACCGACCTGTGGTGCCGTTCAACGCGACGGGTGAGATCGTGCGTGTGACGGCGCCCGGAAGCTACTGCGTGCTCGCGACGGGCCTACCGACCTCGAGCGTCGTGTCCTACGGACGAGGCGACCGCGGGTTCTCGGCCGGACGTCTCTTCCGCGCCGGATTCGACGGACGGATCTACGAGATCCCCGGCGGGTTCGATGCCGGCGCGACGGCCGCCGTCCCCGGCAGGTAGCGCTCGCCCCACCACACCGCGAGCAGCGTCAGTCCGCTCGCCCAGGCGGTGACCACGAGTGAGCCGAGAAGAACGATGCTGACCAGTGCCACCACGACCGCGGCGGCGACGGCGTGTGCCTTGTGGACCGGCCACTGCGCACCCAGGACATCGACGGTGCGGGGCTGCCGCGATGCAGGACGACCGGGGTCGACGTCGATCAGAGTCGCCATGTCGGATCACTCCCTCACTGGCCGGGTGCGCTGGACGTGACGTCGAGTGTAGCGCAGAACGAACGAAAATGTTCGGCGACCCGAATCCTGAGTCACGGCCGGGTGAAGTCCGTCGAGCAGGCGACCCTCACTTCAGCCGCGTCAACTCAGACAGCTTGGCCCCAGGAGGGCTTTGAGGTCGCCCATCAGCGCCGAACTCGGGGCCACACGTAACGACTCGGTCAGTTTCAGCTGGGTCTGCCGCTTGTCGCTGACGAGCGTCACGTGCACGTCGGCCATGCCGGGATGCCGGGTCAGCACCTGCTTGAGCGCCGCCACGCGGTCGGGGGTGCAGAGTCGCGCCGACAGTGTCAGGGCCACCGGTTTGGTCGCCCCCGCGGTTTCCAGATCCGGCACCGCGAGATCGTTCGCGCTGATCATCATGCTGTCGTCGCGCAGGTTGACGCGCGCCTTGATCAGGACGATGTTGTCGGCGACGATGTCCATCCCGTACGCGACATAGGCCCGCGGGAAGAAATACACCTCGACTCCACCGACCATGTCCTCGAGGGTCACCGCGGCCCACGGCTCGCCCTTCTTGTTCACCCGCCGGGTCACCGAGGAGATGATGCCGCCGATGGTGATCTGGGCGCCGTCGGCGACGTTGCCCTCGAGGAGCGTCGAGATCGAGGTGTCGGTGTGCGCGGCGATCGCGTGCTCGACGCCGCTGAGCGGATGGCCGGACACGTAGAGCCCCAGCATCTCCCGCTCGATGGCGAGCTTGTGCTTGGTGTCCCATTCCTCTTCGGGCACCTTGACCGCGAACACCTCGGCCATCGAGTCGTCGGCACCGCCGGCGTCGCCGAAGAGGTCGAACTGTCCGATCGCCTCGGCCTTCTTGGTTCCGATGACCGATTCGACGGCCTCCCCGTGTACGAGGAACAGACCCTTGCGCGGGTGTCCGAGTGAGTCGAAGGCGCCGGCCTTGATCAGCGACTCGGTCACCTTCTTGCTGCAGGCGGTGACGTCGATCTTGCCGAGGTAGTCGGAGAAGTTGGTGAATTTCCCCTTCTCCTCGCGCGCCGAGATGATCGAACCGACGACGCCGGAGCCGACGTTGCGGATCGCGGCCAGGCCGAATCGGATGTCCTTGCCGACCGCGGCGAAGTTCCGCTGGGACTCGTTGACATCGGGCGGCAGCACGGTGATCCCGAGCTTGCGACAGTCGGCCAGGTAGATCGCGGCCTTGTCCTTGTCGTCGCCGACCGAGGTCAGGAGGCCGGCCATGTACTCGGCGGGATAGTTCGCCTTGAGGTACGCGGTCCAGAAGGACACCAGCCCGTAGCCGGCGGCGTGCGACTTGTTGAACGCGTAGCCGGCGAACGGCAGGACGGTGTCCCACAGCGCGGTGATCGCGGCCTGGGAGAAACCGTTGTTGCGCATGCCCTCCGCGAAGCCGTCGTAGGCCTCGTCGAGGATCTCCTTCTTCTTTTTGCCCATCGCGCGACGCAGCAGGTCGGCCTGTCCGAGCGAGTACCCGGCGACCTTCTGCGCGATCTGCATGATCTGCTCTTGGTAGACGATGAGGCCGTAGGTCTCCGACAGGATCTCCTTGAGCGGCTCCTCCAGCTCGGGATGGATCGGCCTGATCTCCTGCAGACCGTTCTTGCGCTTGGCGTAGTCGGTGTGGGCGTTCACACCCATCGGCCCGGGACGGTACAGCGCGAGCACGGCGACGATGTCCTCGAACCCGGTGGGCTGCATCATCTTCAGGAGTTCGCGCATGGCGGCGCCGTCGAGCTGGAACACCCCGAGGGTGTCGCCACGGGCGAGTAGTTCGTAGGTCTTCTCGTCTTCGAGCGGCAGCGAGTCGAGGTCGAGATCGATTCCCCGGTTGAGTTTGATGTTCTCCAGGGCGTCACCGATGACGGTGAGGTTGCGCAGACCCAGGAAGTCCATCTTCAGCAGGCCGATCGCCTCACACGACGGGTAGTCCCAGCCAGTGATGATGGCGCCGTCCTGCGCGCGCTTCCACACCGGGATCGCGTCGGTCAGCGGCTCCGAGGACATGATCACCGCACACGCGTGCACACCGGCGTTGCGGATCAGACCCTCCAGTCCGATCGCGGTGTCGTAGATCTTCTTGACGTCCGGATCGGTCTCGATGAGCGTGCGGACCTCGGCGGCCTCGTTGTAGCGCTCGTGTTCGGGGTTGGTGATACCCCAGACCGGGATGTCCTTGGCCATGATCGGCGGCGGCAGCGCCTTGGTGATGCGGTCGGCGATCGCGAATCCCGGCTGACCGAACTGGACGCGCGCCGAATCCTTGATCGCGGCCTTCGTCTTGATGGTGCCGAACGTGATGACCTGGGCCACCTTGTCGCTGCCCCACCGGTCGGTCGCGTACCGCACCATCTCGCCTCGACGACGGTCGTCGAAGTCGATGTCGATGTCGGGCATCGACACCCGCTCGGGGTTGAGGAACCGCTCGAAGAGCAGGCCGTGCGGGATCGGGTCGATGTTCGTGATGCCCAGCGCCCAGGCCACGAGCGAACCGGCCGCCGAGCCACGGCCCGGGCCGACCCGGATGCCGACCTCGAGAGCGTGGCGGATGAGGTCGCCGACGACGAGGAAGTAGGCCGGGAACCCCATCTGGATGATGACGTCGAGTTCGTAGTTGGCGCGCTGCAGGTATTCCTCGGGCACCTCGGTGCCGGCGAAACGGCGCTCCGCGAGTCCCTTCGCGACCTCCTTGCGCAGGAACGTCTGCTGCGTCTCGCCGTCGGGGACCGGGAAGACCGGCATCCGGTCGCGGTGGGTGAAGACCTCTTTGTAGGACTCGACGCGCTCGCCGATCTCCAGGGTGTTGTCACACGCCCCGGGGACGATCGAGTCCCACTGCTCGCGCATCTCGGCCGCGGACTTCAGGTAGTAACCGTCGCCGTCGAACTTGAACCGGGTCGGATCGGAGAGGGTCTTGCCGGTCTGCACGCACAGCAGCGCCTCGTGCGCCGCGGCGTGCTCCTTGGTCACGTAGTGGCAGTCGTTCGTGACGATCGGCTTGATGCCCAGCTTGCGACCGATCTCGAGCAGACCGTCGCGCACACGCCGCTCGATCTCGAGCCCGTGCTCCATGAGTTCGAGGTAGAAGTTGTCCTTGCCGAAGATCTCCTGCCACTTCGCCGCGGCCTCGAGCGCCTCGCGGTCGTGGCCGAGCCGGAGCCGGGTCTGCACCTCACCGGACGGGCATCCCGTCGTCGCGATGATCCCCTCGGCGTGCTCGGCGATCAGGTCCACGTCCATCCGCGACCACTTGCCGAGCTGCCCCTCGATCGACGCGAGGGACGACAGCTTGAACAGGTTGCGCAGCCCGGTCGCGTTCTCGGCGACCATCGTCATATGGGTGTAGGCACCCGAGCCGGAGACGTCGTCGCTCTTCTGATCGCGGGTGCCCCACTGGATTCGTTTGGTGTCGAATCGTGAGCCGGGGGCGATGTAGGCCTCGATGCCGATGATCGGCTTGATGTCGTTCTTGACCGCAGTGTTGTAGAACTCGCTGGCGCCGAACATGTTTCCGTGGTCGGTCATGCCGATCGCGGTCATTCCCAGACGTTTGGCCTCGGCGAACAACGGGGACACCTTCGCCGCACCGTCGAGCATGGAGTACTCGGTGTGGTTGTGCAGGTGTACAAACGAGTCCGTCACGGCGCCTCTTCTGTCGAGATCAGTCGGTAGATGTCGGGTCAGTCGTCAGATGTCGGTTCGGTCGGCGGTCATCGGCACCCGGGAGAGTGCGCCCGAAGGCGGTCGGGCGGGTCCGAGTCCGGGTCCACTCTAGGCGCGTGCACCGACACCGCCGGGCTCCCACTCCGCGTCGTGACGGATGGGACAGCTGTGGTAGCGGAGCCGGTTCGCTCACCGCGCTCACAGGGCCATGAACACGAGGACGATCGCGACCAGCAACACCGCGGCGACGATCGCCAGCACGATGGGCAACCGGTTCGACGACGACGGCGTCGATGAAGTCGGACCCGCCGGCCCGGCCCAGCCCCGGGGACCTTGACCGGGCAGCCCGCCGGGTCCCGCGGCATCCAGGCCGCGCGGCGGGGTGCCGGCCGGTGTCGGGCCGACGCCGCCCAGGCGGCTCCGGTCGGGCCGCAGGTGGTCGTTGCTCTGCCGGAACGGATTCGACGGCGGATGCTGCCACACCGCCGGATCGGCACCGGTCGTCGGCCTCGATCTCGGGCCGCGCCCGGGCACCCGCGAGCCCGGCGCGGGGCCGGAGGGCGGCGTGGCGGCACCCGGTGGGGCGTTCGGCGGACCGCCGCGCGCCGGGGCCGCGCGCTGCGTCGCTTCATGTGCCGGGTCAACGTTCGCCGCGGGACGGCCGGGCCCGGGTCGGCGGGGCTCGGCCGGCCCCGGCCGTGATCGACGTTCCGCGGGTGGTCGGTCGGGGGTCGCGGCGCGACCGGCGGGCGGCGGTGTCGGCCGGTCGGACCGTCCGGGCATGTCCGGCGCGCGCGGACCCGGGACGGCGCCGCCGGCCATCCGACCGGGGAGGCCGCGAACCGTCTCCGCGTCGAGGTCGGCGGCCGACCTCGGCCGCACGTTCCGCAGACCCGTCGCCAGCGCGTCGGCGAACTCCCGGCAGCTGGCGAAGCGCTCGTCCGGGGACTTCGCCATCGCACGCGCGATGACCGCGTCGGCGTCGGGCGAGAGTCCGGGCACGAGCTCGGAAACCCGCGGTACGGGTTCTTTCAGATGTGCTCCGATGACGGCGCCGTTGTCGCGGTCGTCGAAGGGCACGCGCCCGGTGAGCAGGTGGAAAGTGGTGGCCGCCAGCGAATACTGGTCGGTCCGGCCATCGAGTCGACGACCCGTCAGCTGCTCCGGGGACGCGTACGACAGCGTGGCGAGGACCGTGCCGACCGAGGTGAGCGCCTCGGTCTCGTCGGACAGTTTGGCGACCCCGAAGTCGGTCAGCAGGACCCGCTGCTCGTCGAACGACGAATCATCGTCGACCTCGGCGAGCAGGATGTTGGCGGGTTTCACATCGCGGTGCAGCAGTCCGCGCCGGTTGGCGTGGTCGATCCCCCGCGCCACCTCCGACACGATGTGCACCACGCGACGCGGGGCGAGGCGGCCGCGTCCGGCGAGTTCGCGCGCACAGTCGGTTCCCGGGACGTACTGCATGGCGATCCAGAGCAGATCGGCCTCCGCCGACTTGTCCGGCCTCGACGCCACCGGCACACTCGCACGTCCGCGGTTGAACACGGTGACGATGTTCGGGTGGTCGAGCGTGGCCGCGACCTCCGCCTCACGCAGGAACCGCCGGCGAAAGTTGCTGTCCGTGAGCCCGGCCGAGGCCTTCAGCACCTTCAGGGCGTCGTACCGGGGCAGCTCCGGATGCCGGGCGAGGAAGACCGCACCCATGCCGCCGCTGCCGAGTACCCGTTCGACGCGGTACCCGGCGACGAGGGTTCCCGGCTCGAGCACTCCCCCAATCTAGCGGTGTGTCTCGGAAATAGTCGATCGAACGGCCTGGTCGCGCGAGGCATCAGGCCCGCTCGCTCCGCTCCCGGCGCCTCGTGAGGTCAGGTCGCGCGCAGGACCTCGAGCGCGTGCTGCAGGTCCTCGGGGTATGACGAGGTGAACTCCACCTGTCGGCCGTCGGCCGGATGGGCGAACCCGAGCGATCGCGCGTGCAGCCATTGGCGTTCCAGACCCAGCTTCTTGGCCAGCACCGGATCGGCGCCGTACGTGGGATCACCGCAGCACGGATGGTGGAGGGCCGAGAAGTGAACCCGGATCTGGTGTGTGCGACCGGTTTCGAGGTGAACGTCCAGCAGCGACGCCGACGCGAACATCTCCAGGGTGTCGTAGTGGGTGACACTCGGTTTGCCGTTCGCGGTCACCGCGAACTTCCAGTCGTTGCCGCGGTGGCGGCCGATCGGCGCATCGATGGTCCCCGACGGCGGATCGAGGTGCCCCTGGACGAGCGCGTGGTAACCCTTGTGCACGGTCCGCTGTTTGAACGCCCGCTTGAGCAACGTGTACGCCCGTTCGGACACCGCGACCACCATGACCCCCGACGTGCCGACATCGAGACGGTGGACGATCCCTTGACGTTCGTGCGCTCCCGAGGTCGAGATCCGGAAACCCGCGGCCGCGAGGGCCCCGATGACCGTCGGGCCGCTCCAACCCAGCGAGGGATGCGCGGCGACACCCACCGGCTTGTCGACGACGACGATGTCGGAGTCGTGGTAGATGACCTCGAGGTCCTCGACCGGGGTCGGCTCGACGCGCAACGGCTCCTCCGGTTCGGGCAGCGTGACGTGCAGCATCGTGCCCGCGGCGAGTTTGTGCGACTTCCCCACCGCCACGCCGTCGACGACGACGTCGCCCTCCTC
The genomic region above belongs to Gordonia hongkongensis and contains:
- a CDS encoding MlaE family ABC transporter permease; amino-acid sequence: MSTNAVTSDDAEVGRKRPGAVRSWVDGHVVASFDTFGRQLGMFVEVFRTLFVDLFKRRFPFGEFIRQCAFMASTSVFPTLLVAIPIGVIVSIQVSNIAGQVGATSFSGAATGLGVIRQGAPLVTSLLLAGAVGSAIAADLGSRTIRDEIDAMRVMGVNPIERLISPRLLATMVVSFLLCGFVCFVGFITGYVFNVYFQGGTPGSYTGTFASFATTADLMFALAKAVIFGAIVAIVACDRGLSTKGGPAGVANSVNAAVVNSVLLLFTVNVILTQLFAILFPSRVV
- the treZ gene encoding malto-oligosyltrehalose trehalohydrolase, which codes for MEPFRSPRSLGELRVWAPNAQVVELVIGSSAQDPAADRITMTAGAGGWWQVDTAPGTEPVEELRYGFSIDGGPVRPDPRAVRLPDGVHELSALFTVDDAGWTDADWTGRDIRGAVVYELHLGTFTPEGTLDSAIGRLDHLVDLGVDFVELMPVNAFNGVHNWGYDGVGWYAVQETYGGPAALARFVDACHARGLGVVLDVVYNHLGPSGNYLPDFGPYLSEGVTSWGSSVNLSDPDSDEVRAFIAGTALRWFTEFHVDALRLDAVHALADHRAVHILEELAAATDDLAVELGRPLSLIAESDLNDPRMISPRSVNGLGLTAQWDDDIHHAIHTLVSGERQGYYGDFGSYGCLEKVLTGGFFHDGTYSSFRKRRHGRPIPTDRLPASALLAYTCNHDQIGNRAIGDRPSAYLDGGQLAIKAALVLLSPFTPMLFMGEEWAAATPFQFFTSHPEPELGRATAEGRKSEFAEHGWDSDDVPDPQDPATFERSKLDWTELDDPAHARVLDFYRTLIALRKAEAALSDPAFSSVSVDFDEAAGWFAMHRGDWSVVCVPGAAPVTVPISLDVELAWQSPSSEGSELASPGHNVIVGRRGDGS
- the ilvA gene encoding threonine ammonia-lyase IlvA — translated: MAVVSTHHVPVHQQALSVDAIEAASIRIADAVARTPLEICPRLSADTGAEIFLKREDLQAVRSYKLRGAYNVMAQLSAEELSRGVVAASAGNHAQGVAFACRSMQVPGRIYVPTTTPKQKRDRIRWHGGDFVELKAVGDTYDAAAAAAQDDVMRTGSAWIHAFDDPRTAAGQGTIAHEIVEQLGRVPDVVVAPVGGGGCLAGMATYFRGLSEDVTIVGVEPTGAVSLSAALVNGGPVTLAEIDPFVDGAAVKRIGTIGHRVLSEMGATVTDHPVLASITDAPAARVVPDERHAPVPGTAHITHVDEGAICSAMLELYQNEGIIAEPAGALAVAILDKLQLPADSTVVCLVSGGNNDVSRYGEIIERSLVHRGLKHYFLVDFPQEPGALRRFLDEVLGPDDDITLFEYVKRNNRETGAALVGVELGHRDGLGDLMDRMAHSRLHCERLEPGSPAYAYLT
- a CDS encoding SMP-30/gluconolactonase/LRE family protein, which produces MTARRTFPPRTRRLSRLAALGAAAALAVGLGAAVDPAPASAAPVCAGAGQPARLVGSVPGAALEGLTVDAAGRLYTTDLITGRVYRLAGPGAPAVPIARVPGGSGAGALAWTPGGTLLVGYGADPRVFVGDALRHASIARLDINTRALRPWVTGLSAANGMDVSARGNVYATNDFGNLIGRVSPTGAVQAAWGALPSANGAVLGRGDGWLYVSRTFVNPGVSRISTANPRVVQNLLNVGAPSTPDGLTLDSRDRPVVPFNATGEIVRVTAPGSYCVLATGLPTSSVVSYGRGDRGFSAGRLFRAGFDGRIYEIPGGFDAGATAAVPGR
- the dnaE gene encoding DNA polymerase III subunit alpha; the encoded protein is MTDSFVHLHNHTEYSMLDGAAKVSPLFAEAKRLGMTAIGMTDHGNMFGASEFYNTAVKNDIKPIIGIEAYIAPGSRFDTKRIQWGTRDQKSDDVSGSGAYTHMTMVAENATGLRNLFKLSSLASIEGQLGKWSRMDVDLIAEHAEGIIATTGCPSGEVQTRLRLGHDREALEAAAKWQEIFGKDNFYLELMEHGLEIERRVRDGLLEIGRKLGIKPIVTNDCHYVTKEHAAAHEALLCVQTGKTLSDPTRFKFDGDGYYLKSAAEMREQWDSIVPGACDNTLEIGERVESYKEVFTHRDRMPVFPVPDGETQQTFLRKEVAKGLAERRFAGTEVPEEYLQRANYELDVIIQMGFPAYFLVVGDLIRHALEVGIRVGPGRGSAAGSLVAWALGITNIDPIPHGLLFERFLNPERVSMPDIDIDFDDRRRGEMVRYATDRWGSDKVAQVITFGTIKTKAAIKDSARVQFGQPGFAIADRITKALPPPIMAKDIPVWGITNPEHERYNEAAEVRTLIETDPDVKKIYDTAIGLEGLIRNAGVHACAVIMSSEPLTDAIPVWKRAQDGAIITGWDYPSCEAIGLLKMDFLGLRNLTVIGDALENIKLNRGIDLDLDSLPLEDEKTYELLARGDTLGVFQLDGAAMRELLKMMQPTGFEDIVAVLALYRPGPMGVNAHTDYAKRKNGLQEIRPIHPELEEPLKEILSETYGLIVYQEQIMQIAQKVAGYSLGQADLLRRAMGKKKKEILDEAYDGFAEGMRNNGFSQAAITALWDTVLPFAGYAFNKSHAAGYGLVSFWTAYLKANYPAEYMAGLLTSVGDDKDKAAIYLADCRKLGITVLPPDVNESQRNFAAVGKDIRFGLAAIRNVGSGVVGSIISAREEKGKFTNFSDYLGKIDVTACSKKVTESLIKAGAFDSLGHPRKGLFLVHGEAVESVIGTKKAEAIGQFDLFGDAGGADDSMAEVFAVKVPEEEWDTKHKLAIEREMLGLYVSGHPLSGVEHAIAAHTDTSISTLLEGNVADGAQITIGGIISSVTRRVNKKGEPWAAVTLEDMVGGVEVYFFPRAYVAYGMDIVADNIVLIKARVNLRDDSMMISANDLAVPDLETAGATKPVALTLSARLCTPDRVAALKQVLTRHPGMADVHVTLVSDKRQTQLKLTESLRVAPSSALMGDLKALLGPSCLS